From Methanolobus chelungpuianus, a single genomic window includes:
- a CDS encoding acetolactate synthase large subunit, with protein MKGSDLFVKCLENEGVEYIFGVPGEETVDLMDSLSRSGIKFIVTRHEQGAAFMADMYGRMTHRPGVCLATLGPGAANLITGVADAQLDKAPLVAVTGQAGLEKTHKESHQYIDMVAMFRQVTAWNSRITRPDFIPEIIHKAFDIAIDRPGSVHIELPEDIATEDSKKEPLFKRGRPHMTMYDEQDLKKAAEMIRESSMPLILAGNGVFRGEAASELRKFVTFSGLPVVTTFMGKGAIPADDEHYLGSMGIKDRDHVMCGMEMADLVITVGYDYVEYSPRSWNPDGSKRIIHIHSDHPETDESYIPDIILPGNIRQALSGLNEQCDFKKEMPERFSKVRSRMMAELEDFKNDASFPMKPQKVIYDIRECLSRNDILVSDVGAHKLWIGRLFPAYEANTVFISNGLASMGFALPAATLASFLKPERRVVAVAGDGGFLMNVQELETAVRLGCSLAMVIFNDSRYGLIEWHEKRKFDQSTGTDFTNPDFVRLADSFGAKGVRIENAEEFRPRLKEALNAGGVWIFDVRVDYSENFRLTEKLSSNVCEL; from the coding sequence GGGGTTCCCGGGGAGGAGACTGTCGACCTGATGGATTCCCTTTCACGGTCCGGTATAAAGTTCATTGTCACCAGACATGAACAGGGTGCCGCCTTCATGGCGGATATGTACGGAAGGATGACACACAGACCCGGAGTCTGCCTTGCGACCCTGGGACCGGGTGCTGCGAACCTGATTACAGGGGTTGCCGATGCCCAGTTAGATAAAGCACCCCTGGTAGCCGTCACCGGACAGGCGGGGCTTGAGAAGACACACAAGGAATCGCACCAATACATTGACATGGTTGCCATGTTCAGGCAGGTCACAGCCTGGAACTCCAGGATCACAAGACCCGATTTCATACCCGAGATCATTCACAAGGCCTTTGATATCGCTATTGACAGGCCCGGATCGGTGCATATAGAACTTCCGGAGGACATTGCTACAGAAGACAGCAAAAAGGAGCCTCTCTTCAAAAGAGGTCGTCCTCACATGACGATGTATGACGAGCAGGATCTTAAAAAAGCTGCTGAAATGATCAGGGAGAGCTCAATGCCCCTTATACTTGCAGGGAACGGCGTCTTCAGGGGAGAAGCTGCCAGCGAACTTCGGAAATTTGTCACATTCTCCGGCCTGCCTGTTGTCACCACATTCATGGGCAAGGGAGCGATACCGGCAGACGACGAGCATTACCTTGGCTCAATGGGAATCAAGGACAGGGACCACGTAATGTGCGGCATGGAGATGGCCGATCTTGTGATAACTGTGGGTTACGATTATGTGGAATACAGTCCTCGTTCCTGGAATCCTGACGGTTCGAAGAGGATAATCCATATACACTCCGACCATCCCGAGACAGACGAGAGCTATATCCCGGATATCATACTGCCCGGAAACATCAGGCAGGCACTGTCAGGACTGAACGAGCAGTGTGATTTCAAGAAGGAAATGCCTGAAAGGTTCAGCAAGGTGCGCTCAAGGATGATGGCGGAGCTTGAGGATTTCAAAAATGATGCATCTTTCCCGATGAAACCCCAGAAGGTGATCTATGATATCAGGGAATGCCTCTCAAGGAACGATATACTTGTAAGCGACGTGGGTGCTCACAAGTTATGGATCGGAAGGCTTTTCCCTGCGTACGAGGCAAACACTGTCTTTATCTCCAACGGCCTTGCCTCAATGGGATTTGCACTCCCTGCGGCCACACTTGCAAGTTTCCTGAAACCCGAACGCAGGGTTGTCGCAGTTGCAGGGGATGGTGGATTCCTGATGAACGTGCAGGAGCTGGAGACCGCTGTCAGGCTCGGATGCAGCCTTGCAATGGTCATATTCAATGATTCCAGGTATGGGCTCATAGAATGGCATGAGAAAAGGAAGTTTGACCAGAGTACAGGCACTGATTTCACAAATCCTGATTTTGTGAGGCTTGCAGATAGTTTCGGAGCAAAGGGGGTAAGGATAGAGAATGCAGAAGAGTTCAGGCCCAGATTAAAGGAGGCTCTTAATGCGGGCGGGGTCTGGATATTTGATGTGAGGGTTGATTACTCGGAAAACTTCAGGCTCACGGAGAAACTGAGCAGTAATGTCTGCGAACTCTGA
- the twy1 gene encoding 4-demethylwyosine synthase TYW1: MSRRREKTEDITDFNSLLRKQGYSLAGRHSAVKTCLWLRRSMQDEGACYKNTFYGIESHRCLQMTPTLMCNQRCLHCWRPTEIDVATPVEWDSPVEIVGSCIESQRKLISGFGGSAPKERWLEGNEPRHVAVSLSGEPTLFPYLPELIDEFTNQGFTTFVVSNGTNPKMMERINPSQLYMSLDAPDRETYEKVCGPRSADLWERIGRSLEVLKEKNTRTVIRITLIKDVNMFDPEGYAELIRKAEPDYIEVKAYMHLGFSRKRLPREAMPSHDEVLEFSDRLAALLGYRIADDVEISRVVLLSKDGTVSHLA; this comes from the coding sequence ATGTCGAGAAGAAGAGAAAAGACTGAGGATATAACCGATTTCAACAGCCTGCTGAGAAAGCAGGGTTACAGCCTTGCAGGCAGGCACTCCGCCGTCAAGACCTGCCTCTGGCTTCGCAGGTCCATGCAGGATGAGGGTGCATGCTACAAGAACACTTTTTATGGCATAGAATCTCACAGGTGCCTCCAGATGACACCGACGCTCATGTGCAACCAGAGATGCCTGCACTGCTGGAGACCCACTGAGATCGACGTGGCGACTCCCGTGGAATGGGACTCTCCAGTGGAAATAGTGGGGTCTTGTATCGAGTCCCAGAGAAAGCTCATCTCAGGCTTTGGAGGTTCTGCCCCGAAAGAGCGCTGGCTGGAGGGCAACGAGCCCAGGCATGTAGCAGTATCACTTTCAGGAGAGCCTACTCTTTTCCCATATCTCCCTGAACTCATCGATGAGTTCACGAATCAGGGTTTCACCACTTTTGTTGTGAGTAACGGGACCAACCCTAAAATGATGGAACGCATAAATCCTTCCCAGCTTTACATGAGTCTTGATGCACCCGACAGGGAGACCTATGAGAAGGTGTGCGGTCCCAGATCGGCAGACCTCTGGGAACGCATAGGGCGCTCCCTGGAGGTACTGAAAGAAAAGAACACCAGGACCGTTATACGCATAACTCTCATAAAGGATGTCAACATGTTCGATCCCGAGGGTTACGCAGAGCTGATACGCAAAGCTGAGCCTGATTATATCGAGGTCAAAGCTTACATGCACCTGGGTTTCTCAAGGAAGAGACTCCCCCGGGAAGCTATGCCTTCACATGATGAAGTGCTTGAGTTCTCGGACAGGCTTGCCGCCCTGCTTGGATACAGGATCGCTGACGATGTTGAGATAAGCCGGGTCGTGCTGCTGTCTAAGGACGGCACGGTATCACATCTGGCATGA
- the prf1 gene encoding peptide chain release factor aRF-1, which yields MSEQSAHSKYEFKKKLEELRTKKGRGTELISLYIPPNKQISDITSQLRTEHGQAANIKSKVTRDNVQGALDSLLSRLRYVEVPENGIVFFTGAVDIGANKTNMETTIVEPPQPIITYRYHCDSSFYLEPLEEMLRDAKTYGLLVLDRREATVGLLVGKHIEAYRHLTSAVPGKQRKGGQSAHRFQQLRLIAIHEFYKRIGDAASEVFMAVNHKDFEGVLIGGPSPTKEEFEAGEFFHHEIQKKILGMFDIAYTDESGLSELVNAASERLSDLDLMVEKKLMQRFLRELVSDSGKAAYGEAQVRHNLSIGAVEVLMISEGLRAERITLRCPTGDYENKITKDFKPGEQTEAGGQCPVCGTTLEVVERADIVDELSELADQMATNVEFISTDFDEGSQLFNAFGGIVAILRFNTGV from the coding sequence ATGTCAGAACAATCTGCTCATTCTAAATATGAATTCAAAAAGAAGCTTGAGGAGCTGCGCACCAAGAAGGGCCGCGGTACCGAGCTGATATCTCTCTATATTCCTCCCAACAAGCAAATATCCGATATCACCTCCCAGCTCAGGACAGAACACGGCCAGGCAGCCAACATCAAGTCAAAGGTCACAAGGGACAATGTCCAGGGTGCCCTGGATTCCCTGCTCTCAAGGCTCAGGTACGTAGAGGTTCCGGAGAACGGTATTGTATTTTTCACTGGTGCTGTGGACATAGGTGCCAACAAGACCAATATGGAGACCACCATCGTTGAACCGCCCCAGCCTATCATCACCTACAGGTACCATTGTGATTCCTCATTCTACCTTGAACCTCTCGAGGAGATGCTGAGGGATGCCAAGACATACGGCCTGCTGGTACTTGACAGGAGGGAGGCCACGGTCGGCCTGCTGGTGGGTAAGCACATAGAGGCCTACAGGCATCTTACATCTGCAGTTCCCGGAAAGCAGAGGAAGGGAGGTCAGAGTGCCCACAGGTTCCAGCAACTGAGGCTTATTGCCATCCATGAGTTCTACAAGCGCATAGGCGATGCTGCCAGCGAGGTATTTATGGCAGTGAACCATAAGGATTTTGAAGGCGTGCTCATAGGCGGTCCCTCCCCCACAAAAGAGGAGTTCGAGGCCGGTGAGTTCTTCCATCACGAGATCCAGAAGAAGATCCTCGGCATGTTCGATATCGCCTACACTGACGAGTCAGGTCTCTCGGAGCTTGTCAATGCAGCCAGTGAGAGGCTTTCCGACCTTGACCTGATGGTGGAGAAGAAGCTCATGCAGCGTTTCCTCAGGGAGCTTGTGTCGGACTCAGGAAAAGCCGCATATGGTGAGGCCCAGGTGCGTCATAATCTCAGCATCGGTGCCGTGGAGGTGCTGATGATATCAGAGGGTCTCAGGGCCGAAAGGATCACCCTGCGCTGTCCCACAGGAGACTACGAGAACAAGATCACCAAGGATTTCAAGCCAGGAGAGCAGACCGAAGCCGGAGGACAATGCCCTGTATGCGGTACCACCCTTGAAGTTGTCGAGAGGGCGGATATTGTGGACGAACTATCCGAGCTTGCAGACCAGATGGCCACCAATGTGGAATTCATCTCCACTGATTTTGATGAGGGTTCCCAGCTGTTCAACGCATTCGGTGGCATTGTGGCTATCCTGAGGTTCAACACAGGCGTTTGA
- a CDS encoding class I SAM-dependent methyltransferase, producing MRSRAIATGKEILKHYQVIGDIAIVSVPQEMEDCKPGIADAVMDRSHKVRTVLNKVSKVEGNRRVADFEILAGDSTETLHREFGFAYRLDLRKAFFNAGLGSERMRVASQVQPGEHVLVPFSGVGPFAIPAASAGADVVALEMNFDACKWLAGNCRLNKVEESVHIINADAGCMSRLLRCRFDRAIVPTPYGMDHFLETVYPLIETGGHIHFYTFKMKEQIPGLVGMYEELGLDVLSYRRCGNVAPGVSRWVFDLRKE from the coding sequence ATGCGCTCCCGGGCCATTGCAACTGGTAAGGAAATTCTAAAGCACTATCAGGTTATCGGGGATATTGCCATCGTATCCGTTCCGCAGGAAATGGAGGACTGCAAGCCAGGGATCGCCGATGCCGTCATGGACAGGTCGCATAAGGTAAGGACAGTGCTTAACAAGGTCTCAAAGGTCGAGGGCAACAGGAGAGTTGCCGATTTTGAGATTCTTGCAGGTGACAGTACTGAGACCTTGCACCGGGAGTTTGGATTTGCCTACCGGCTGGACCTGAGGAAAGCTTTTTTCAATGCTGGCCTGGGATCTGAAAGAATGAGGGTGGCGTCGCAGGTACAGCCTGGAGAGCACGTCCTTGTCCCGTTCTCCGGTGTCGGGCCCTTTGCTATACCTGCAGCTTCCGCGGGGGCAGATGTAGTTGCACTGGAAATGAACTTCGATGCCTGCAAATGGCTTGCCGGGAACTGCAGGCTGAATAAGGTCGAAGAGAGTGTCCATATCATAAACGCCGATGCCGGCTGCATGAGCCGGCTTCTGCGATGTCGCTTCGACAGGGCGATAGTCCCCACGCCCTACGGGATGGACCATTTCCTCGAGACCGTATATCCGCTGATTGAAACAGGAGGTCATATTCATTTCTATACCTTCAAGATGAAGGAGCAGATCCCCGGACTGGTCGGGATGTACGAGGAACTGGGGCTTGATGTGTTATCCTATCGCAGGTGCGGGAACGTGGCACCAGGGGTCAGCAGGTGGGTTTTCGATCTCAGGAAAGAATAG
- the argS gene encoding arginine--tRNA ligase, whose translation MFLEFKKQVTSVLTDALASMGLQADDLGLESSQHADIASKVAFRLASQAKQSPKDLAQRIADAVFLPDGSLIGKVTAVGPYINIDASRDYVDDTVFRIRTETSEFGGGFCNGRILLEHTSANPNGPLHVGHIRNSIIGDTLKRVLRRAGYDVETQYYVNDMGRQIAIVSWALSRFEFDRTRKPDHAIADVYIKANVDLNADPAKVAEIDRLMQLVEKGDEKTIKGFDEAVSLAIAGIKETLLRMNVQHDSFPHESGFIRSGAVSRIIDEARATGKTEIDNGALVVDLSDYGFEKTLVIQRTDGTSLYTTRDLAYHEWKSERADRMIDVLGADHKLISGQLKATLRLLGKPEPEVVIFEFVSLPEGSMSTRRGKFISADDLLDQIEKQAYVEVDKRRPEMSEEFKKDVARTVGIGAVRYDIVKVSPEKSTVFDWEEALDFEKQGGPYIQYSHARACSILKKAGEDGLWDPAVPIDPSLLVELSEVDLIKKMASFDSVLETSARELKPNAMAIYARELADSFNQFYRFVPVLTAEEDDIRASRLALVDCARIVLANTLDTLGIGAPESM comes from the coding sequence TTGTTCCTTGAGTTCAAAAAACAGGTTACTTCAGTTCTTACGGATGCTCTTGCATCCATGGGCCTGCAGGCGGATGATCTCGGGCTGGAGTCGTCCCAGCATGCCGATATAGCCTCAAAGGTTGCCTTCAGGCTTGCTTCCCAGGCAAAGCAGAGTCCCAAGGACCTTGCACAAAGAATAGCAGATGCAGTTTTCCTTCCCGACGGCTCCCTTATCGGAAAGGTCACTGCAGTAGGTCCTTACATCAATATAGACGCATCACGCGATTATGTCGATGATACTGTGTTCAGGATAAGGACCGAGACATCAGAGTTCGGGGGAGGTTTCTGCAATGGACGCATACTGCTGGAGCATACGTCTGCAAACCCTAACGGCCCTCTGCACGTGGGCCACATACGCAATTCCATCATCGGTGACACTCTCAAAAGAGTGCTCAGGCGTGCGGGATACGATGTGGAGACCCAGTACTATGTCAACGATATGGGCCGCCAGATAGCCATCGTATCATGGGCGCTCTCCCGCTTCGAGTTCGACAGGACCAGAAAGCCTGACCATGCTATTGCTGACGTGTACATCAAGGCCAACGTTGACCTGAATGCAGACCCGGCCAAGGTGGCTGAGATCGACAGGCTAATGCAGCTTGTGGAAAAGGGTGATGAGAAAACCATCAAGGGCTTTGATGAAGCTGTCTCCCTGGCCATAGCAGGTATCAAGGAAACCCTGCTCCGCATGAACGTGCAGCACGACAGTTTCCCGCATGAGTCCGGTTTTATCCGCTCGGGTGCAGTTTCTAGGATAATAGACGAAGCCAGGGCCACAGGCAAGACCGAGATCGATAATGGGGCACTCGTAGTTGACCTGTCGGATTACGGTTTTGAAAAGACCCTGGTCATACAGCGTACCGACGGCACATCCCTTTACACGACCCGCGATCTGGCTTATCATGAATGGAAGAGCGAAAGGGCTGACAGGATGATAGATGTGCTGGGAGCCGACCACAAGCTCATATCCGGACAGCTCAAGGCAACCCTGAGGCTGCTCGGCAAACCCGAGCCCGAAGTTGTAATATTCGAATTCGTATCGCTCCCCGAAGGCTCCATGAGCACACGCAGGGGCAAGTTCATTTCCGCCGACGACCTGCTGGACCAGATAGAGAAGCAGGCTTACGTTGAAGTTGATAAGCGCCGCCCGGAAATGTCCGAGGAGTTCAAGAAGGACGTTGCAAGGACCGTGGGAATAGGTGCTGTCAGGTACGATATTGTAAAAGTCTCCCCTGAGAAATCCACGGTTTTCGACTGGGAGGAGGCCCTGGACTTCGAGAAGCAGGGGGGCCCATACATACAGTACTCCCATGCGCGTGCATGCAGCATCCTCAAGAAAGCCGGAGAGGACGGCCTCTGGGACCCAGCAGTCCCAATAGACCCTTCCTTACTGGTCGAGCTAAGCGAAGTGGACCTTATCAAGAAGATGGCCTCCTTTGACAGCGTGCTGGAAACCTCTGCAAGGGAGCTCAAGCCAAACGCCATGGCCATCTATGCCCGGGAACTGGCAGACTCCTTCAACCAGTTCTACAGGTTCGTACCCGTACTCACTGCCGAGGAGGACGACATAAGGGCAAGCAGGCTTGCACTTGTGGATTGCGCAAGGATAGTGCTTGCAAACACACTCGACACACTTGGAATAGGCGCTCCTGAATCCATGTGA